A region from the Candidatus Binatia bacterium genome encodes:
- a CDS encoding RNA-binding protein — protein MGKKLFVGNLSYEVDDNGLKELFSPHGTIDSAAVVTDRATGQSKGFVEMASDDEAAATIEALKGQEHGGRPLTVNEARPREDRRGGGGGGGDRGRY, from the coding sequence GTGGGCAAGAAGCTATTTGTGGGCAACCTCTCCTATGAGGTCGACGACAACGGCCTTAAGGAACTCTTCTCCCCTCATGGGACAATCGATAGCGCGGCGGTAGTCACCGACCGCGCAACCGGACAAAGTAAAGGCTTCGTCGAGATGGCGAGCGACGACGAAGCGGCGGCCACCATCGAGGCCTTGAAGGGCCAAGAGCACGGCGGGCGTCCACTCACAGTGAACGAAGCACGACCCCGAGAAGACCGCCGAGGCGGTGGAGGCGGGGGCGGTGACAGAGGACGATATTAA
- a CDS encoding acyl-CoA dehydrogenase family protein, with translation MDLRYTAAEEAFRAEARAWLEANVPAAPLPSFDTPEGAQAHRDWERKLNDAGWAMVSWPKEYGGRGVNLLEWLIFEEEYWRVGAPLRFNQNGLFLLGPTLMEYGTPEQKERFLPKMASGEEIWAQGWSEPNAGSDMAAIRSTAHMDGDEFVLNGQKIWSTRAVFADWLFGMFRTDPESSRHKGLTFILVPLDTPGVTVRPISQLDGLPSFAEVFFEDARVPKWNQLGELGAGWAVAMATAGFERGLMLRSPGRFQAAAARLVDLYKRHRDECDDTIRDAVTRAWSKAEAYSLSTYQTATRLVAGGSIGSEASLNKIFWSEMDMELHEAALAILEARAELLPHAPAAGDVGQWLDGFLFSLAGPIYAGTNEIQRNVIAERLLGLPRA, from the coding sequence ATGGATCTTCGCTACACCGCGGCCGAAGAGGCGTTTCGCGCTGAGGCGCGCGCGTGGCTCGAAGCAAACGTCCCCGCTGCGCCGCTGCCGTCCTTCGATACTCCCGAAGGTGCGCAGGCGCACCGTGATTGGGAACGGAAGCTGAACGATGCCGGTTGGGCGATGGTTTCGTGGCCCAAGGAGTACGGCGGTCGTGGTGTGAACCTCCTGGAATGGCTGATCTTCGAGGAGGAGTACTGGCGCGTGGGTGCGCCCCTGCGGTTCAACCAGAATGGTCTCTTCCTGCTCGGTCCGACTCTCATGGAGTACGGAACTCCCGAACAGAAGGAGCGGTTCCTCCCGAAGATGGCTTCCGGCGAGGAGATCTGGGCGCAGGGTTGGTCGGAGCCCAATGCGGGAAGCGACATGGCGGCCATCCGGTCCACCGCGCACATGGACGGGGACGAGTTCGTTCTGAACGGTCAGAAGATCTGGTCGACGCGAGCGGTCTTCGCCGATTGGTTGTTCGGCATGTTCCGGACCGATCCGGAGTCGTCGCGTCACAAGGGCCTCACGTTCATCCTGGTTCCGCTCGATACGCCGGGCGTGACGGTGCGACCCATTTCTCAGCTCGACGGTCTGCCGAGCTTCGCCGAGGTTTTCTTCGAGGACGCGCGAGTGCCGAAGTGGAACCAGCTCGGTGAGCTCGGAGCGGGCTGGGCGGTCGCGATGGCGACCGCCGGGTTCGAGCGGGGCCTGATGTTGCGGAGCCCCGGTCGCTTCCAGGCGGCCGCGGCGCGTCTCGTCGATCTGTACAAGCGTCATCGCGACGAATGCGACGATACGATTCGAGACGCGGTCACCCGCGCCTGGAGCAAGGCCGAGGCGTACAGCCTGAGCACCTATCAGACGGCGACCCGTCTGGTTGCGGGCGGCAGCATCGGGTCCGAGGCGTCGCTGAACAAGATCTTCTGGTCCGAGATGGACATGGAACTGCACGAGGCCGCACTCGCAATCCTCGAAGCACGGGCTGAGCTCCTTCCGCACGCGCCGGCCGCGGGAGACGTGGGCCAGTGGCTCGACGGCTTTCTGTTCTCGCTCGCCGGCCCGATCTATGCGGGAACGAACGAGATCCAGCGCAACGTGATCGCCGAGCGGCTGCTCGGTCTACCACGTGCGTGA
- the infA gene encoding translation initiation factor IF-1 — MGRDDLARVDGVVTAVLGGGNYSIDLSNGHQITARLSGRLRKFHIKVIPGDPVTVGLSPYDLTHGLIMTRRRLGQ; from the coding sequence ATGGGGCGTGACGATCTCGCACGAGTCGACGGAGTGGTTACTGCCGTTCTAGGCGGTGGTAACTATTCCATCGACCTTTCGAACGGCCATCAGATCACCGCCCGCCTTTCAGGGCGGCTCCGGAAATTCCACATCAAAGTGATTCCAGGTGACCCGGTCACCGTCGGACTCTCGCCGTACGATCTCACGCACGGCTTGATCATGACGCGCCGACGCCTGGGGCAGTAA
- a CDS encoding ketoacid CoA transferase gives MSDRDYTLSELCITACAEAFRGDGEILASGMGLLPRLGAGLAKLSFSPDLLLNDAECTLVSEPIPPGPRTAPLAVEGWLPFRRVFELLWSGKRHAMTMPTQLDKWGYCNISMIGDPAQPKVQLLGVRGIPGNTMNHPCSYFVPNHSARTMVEKVDMASSIGHDPARWKPGVRKDFAELRRVITNLAVFDFGGRDHLMRLVSVHPGQTVEGVTEQTGFAFAKADEVGETPAPTAEQLRIIREVLDPNDTRAGAVKE, from the coding sequence ATGAGTGATCGCGACTACACGCTCTCGGAGCTTTGCATCACCGCCTGCGCGGAGGCCTTCCGCGGTGACGGTGAGATTCTCGCCTCAGGCATGGGCCTTCTCCCTCGCCTCGGCGCGGGGCTGGCCAAGCTCAGCTTCAGCCCGGACCTCCTGCTCAACGACGCCGAGTGCACCTTGGTATCGGAGCCCATCCCGCCGGGGCCCCGTACCGCCCCTCTCGCGGTCGAGGGGTGGCTGCCGTTTCGGCGGGTGTTCGAGCTTCTGTGGAGCGGCAAGCGTCACGCGATGACGATGCCGACCCAGCTCGACAAGTGGGGATACTGCAACATCAGCATGATCGGTGATCCCGCCCAGCCCAAGGTGCAGCTCCTCGGCGTGCGCGGCATCCCGGGCAACACGATGAATCACCCGTGCAGCTACTTCGTACCGAACCACTCGGCTCGCACGATGGTCGAGAAGGTCGACATGGCGTCGAGCATCGGTCACGACCCGGCCCGCTGGAAGCCCGGCGTCCGGAAGGACTTCGCTGAGCTTCGCCGCGTCATTACGAATCTGGCCGTGTTTGATTTCGGCGGCCGGGATCATTTGATGCGTCTGGTGTCTGTCCATCCCGGGCAGACGGTAGAAGGCGTGACGGAGCAAACGGGCTTCGCCTTCGCGAAGGCGGACGAAGTCGGTGAGACTCCGGCTCCGACCGCCGAGCAGCTCCGGATCATCCGCGAGGTCCTCGATCCGAATGATACGCGCGCCGGCGCCGTGAAGGAGTAA
- a CDS encoding enoyl-CoA hydratase family protein, with product MAVPADTKIENGVAHVVLNHPPVNAFDSVGWNDLATHIRELGENDDVNVVLLSAAGRGFCAGVDIKELAADSTVITKVNKGCYDTFAAIYDCAVPVVAAAHGFVLGGGIGMVGAADLLVASDDATFGLPEIDRGALGAATHLLRMFGMQKTRKMLLTGEPITAAEAYRLGAVEEVTTRDELLPTAMKLAESIASKSPKAVKLAKESLNGIELIDVKKSYRFEQGFTLELYTSPDSQEARNAFVEKRDASFKDKR from the coding sequence GTGGCCGTTCCTGCAGACACCAAGATCGAGAACGGCGTCGCGCACGTCGTGCTGAACCACCCTCCGGTGAACGCGTTCGACAGCGTCGGGTGGAACGACCTGGCGACGCACATCCGCGAGCTAGGCGAGAACGACGACGTGAACGTGGTTCTGCTCTCTGCGGCAGGGCGTGGGTTCTGTGCGGGCGTGGACATCAAGGAACTCGCCGCGGACTCGACCGTCATCACGAAGGTGAACAAGGGCTGTTACGACACGTTCGCCGCGATCTACGATTGTGCGGTTCCCGTCGTCGCTGCGGCCCACGGGTTCGTGCTCGGTGGCGGGATCGGGATGGTCGGCGCAGCCGATCTTCTCGTGGCCTCCGACGATGCGACCTTCGGTCTCCCCGAGATCGATCGCGGCGCGCTCGGCGCGGCGACGCACCTGCTGCGCATGTTCGGCATGCAGAAGACCCGCAAGATGCTCCTCACCGGCGAGCCGATCACGGCGGCCGAGGCGTACCGGCTCGGTGCGGTCGAAGAGGTGACGACGCGCGACGAGCTTCTTCCGACGGCGATGAAGCTCGCCGAGTCGATCGCTTCCAAGAGCCCCAAGGCCGTGAAGCTCGCCAAGGAGTCCTTGAACGGGATCGAGCTCATCGATGTGAAGAAGAGCTACCGTTTCGAGCAGGGCTTCACGCTCGAGCTCTACACCTCGCCGGACTCGCAGGAGGCGCGCAACGCCTTCGTTGAGAAGCGCGACGCGAGCTTCAAAGACAAGCGCTGA
- a CDS encoding Glu/Leu/Phe/Val dehydrogenase dimerization domain-containing protein, giving the protein MLEASHRYFHQAAEVLGLSPNIREILITPRRVMKVEIVTEGDDGVLSRHIGFRVQHNNARGPYKGGLRYHPSMDENHASALANLMTWKTAIVNIPFGGAKGGINCDPATMSIPELARVTRTFVERTKEIMGPTIDIPAPDVNTNAQVMAWIMDEYSRHEGFSPAVVTGKPLHLFGSLGRDEATGRGVMYALREALRDEGKRLADVTVAIQGFGNVGSHAARLIDQEGGKILAVADHLGGVSKADGLDVPALFSWAGEHHTVKGFPGGESFEGSEVITWPADVLIPAALEDAITADNAPDVRASIIVEAANGPTTPDANEILRKRGVTIVPDILANAGGVTVSYFEWAQNIQQFRWELDRVNAELEKVMRRAYQDVRDIAKERKVDLRTASFVLGIQRVGLAAMSRTHTRVPIDFA; this is encoded by the coding sequence ATGCTCGAAGCCAGCCATCGCTACTTCCACCAAGCCGCCGAGGTCCTCGGTCTCTCGCCAAACATCCGTGAGATCCTCATCACACCGCGACGCGTGATGAAGGTGGAGATCGTGACCGAGGGCGACGACGGGGTCCTGAGCCGCCACATAGGGTTCCGCGTGCAACACAACAATGCGCGCGGCCCGTACAAGGGCGGCCTGCGCTATCACCCGTCGATGGACGAAAACCACGCATCGGCGCTCGCAAACCTGATGACGTGGAAAACCGCCATTGTGAACATCCCGTTCGGCGGTGCGAAGGGCGGCATCAACTGCGACCCGGCGACAATGAGCATACCGGAGCTCGCTCGCGTCACCCGGACGTTCGTCGAACGGACGAAGGAGATCATGGGTCCGACGATCGACATCCCGGCCCCCGACGTGAACACAAACGCGCAGGTCATGGCCTGGATCATGGACGAGTACTCGCGCCACGAGGGCTTCTCACCGGCCGTCGTCACCGGAAAGCCACTTCATCTCTTCGGATCGCTCGGCCGCGACGAGGCAACGGGCCGCGGCGTGATGTACGCGCTGCGCGAGGCCCTTCGCGATGAAGGCAAGCGCCTGGCGGACGTCACCGTCGCAATCCAGGGATTCGGCAACGTCGGCAGTCACGCCGCCCGTCTGATCGACCAGGAGGGCGGCAAGATCCTCGCCGTCGCCGACCACCTCGGCGGTGTTTCGAAAGCGGATGGCCTCGACGTACCGGCTCTCTTCTCTTGGGCGGGGGAACACCACACGGTGAAGGGCTTTCCGGGCGGCGAGTCGTTCGAGGGCTCCGAAGTCATCACGTGGCCGGCCGACGTCCTCATCCCGGCCGCCCTCGAGGACGCGATCACCGCGGACAATGCACCGGACGTACGCGCATCGATCATCGTCGAAGCCGCCAACGGACCCACCACGCCCGACGCGAACGAGATCTTGCGGAAGCGCGGCGTCACGATCGTCCCCGACATCCTCGCAAACGCCGGCGGCGTCACCGTGAGTTATTTCGAGTGGGCACAGAATATCCAACAGTTCCGCTGGGAACTCGACCGGGTGAACGCGGAACTCGAGAAGGTCATGAGGCGCGCTTACCAGGACGTGCGGGACATCGCGAAGGAGCGGAAGGTGGACCTGCGAACTGCGAGCTTCGTCTTGGGAATCCAACGGGTCGGGCTCGCGGCGATGTCTCGGACGCACACGCGCGTGCCGATTGATTTCGCGTGA
- a CDS encoding GatB/YqeY domain-containing protein, translated as MSLQDDITEAWKTAMKARDVRKDALSLIRSELKKEAINTRSEGASDTELGDEAALKVLGRMAKQRRESIVEYHKGGRDDLVQREQAELEVVQEFLPAALSEEELLAIVDEVIAETGVSSAKEMGKVMGPAMKRAGGRADGNAVRALVQKRLGE; from the coding sequence ATGAGCCTGCAAGACGACATTACTGAGGCATGGAAGACGGCCATGAAGGCGCGGGACGTCCGCAAGGACGCCCTGTCCCTGATCCGAAGCGAGCTCAAGAAGGAGGCCATCAACACCCGTAGCGAGGGGGCTTCGGACACCGAGCTCGGGGACGAGGCGGCGCTGAAGGTCCTGGGACGGATGGCCAAGCAGCGCAGGGAGTCGATCGTCGAGTACCACAAGGGCGGTCGAGACGACCTGGTTCAGCGCGAGCAGGCCGAACTCGAGGTCGTGCAGGAGTTCCTGCCGGCGGCGCTCTCGGAGGAGGAGCTCCTAGCGATCGTCGACGAGGTGATCGCAGAGACCGGAGTCTCCAGTGCCAAGGAAATGGGCAAAGTGATGGGCCCGGCCATGAAGCGAGCCGGTGGCCGCGCGGACGGTAACGCCGTGCGGGCGTTGGTCCAAAAGCGCCTCGGCGAGTAG
- a CDS encoding sulfatase — MRRTAIVFGLLILTAAAGCSRGAPDDPGVAERRRRTVTSSSFEQAPAGARPAVYAPAYRIVRELDPPLPRAEPEQCGVSDDFRPALGCLENLPLGESTAKRPTDNRLVVEGSVPRKFWGRPMLIEPRVRGEAIAGFKRASSKIVDSGFFGFDFETTLPPLDGDGDLEVQLRGYVVPPATRDFTSTEIAIGEGDFLSVGLAIYPIGLPFATPVDFEITAQSDSGDHELFRETIDPAAWDGAWLDRRIELDALAGRTVRLRLRTKAHPADDAPAMGFPLWGSPQVFQETPRGKRRNLILISLDTWRGDHFGSNVSGGPVTPQLEELSRKGAVFQQSITTYPSTSASHMSLLTGLYPITHQVRFANDVLSDLLPTLAEILAASGYQTGAVTENAMLLAETGFAFGFDSYFENKGLGIWSTEGQIDSTLARGRRWLREHAGERFFLFLHTYQVHTPYEPPDEYMVEPRPADLDPAREPKWVTRLRHQYAGEVRYSDNALADFLRELERTGVLADSIVVLTSDHGEEFSEHGQMGHSKSVYDEVLRVPLLVWAPGLIPPDVRVDSMVSLVDVVPTLLDLLEIEAPANLQGRSLRPALEGQAISVGEPRFAEGPDTSNPGRRLIAVRTDTHKWIAPQGSTTPTEIYDLRADPGETKNLDDDELREIGRRHLETYFSLAAGASPKRELDARTTEKLRALGYVE, encoded by the coding sequence GTGCGCCGCACCGCGATCGTCTTCGGGCTTCTGATCCTCACGGCCGCGGCCGGCTGTAGCCGCGGAGCGCCCGACGACCCCGGCGTCGCCGAGCGGCGCCGTCGAACGGTGACGAGTTCTTCGTTCGAGCAGGCGCCCGCCGGGGCTCGACCCGCCGTCTACGCCCCGGCGTATCGGATCGTGCGTGAACTCGATCCTCCGCTGCCCCGCGCAGAGCCCGAACAGTGCGGCGTTTCCGACGATTTCCGGCCGGCGCTCGGCTGCCTCGAGAACCTCCCCCTGGGGGAGAGCACAGCGAAGAGGCCCACGGACAACCGGCTCGTGGTCGAGGGCTCCGTGCCCCGAAAATTTTGGGGTCGGCCGATGCTGATCGAGCCCCGCGTCCGCGGCGAAGCGATCGCCGGATTCAAACGCGCCTCCTCGAAGATCGTGGACTCCGGATTCTTCGGTTTCGACTTCGAGACCACGCTCCCACCGCTCGATGGCGACGGCGACCTCGAGGTTCAGCTTCGGGGGTACGTCGTGCCGCCCGCTACGCGGGACTTCACGAGCACCGAGATCGCGATTGGCGAGGGCGACTTCCTGTCCGTCGGGCTCGCGATCTATCCGATTGGCCTGCCGTTCGCGACGCCGGTCGACTTCGAGATCACGGCGCAGTCGGACTCAGGCGATCACGAGCTGTTCCGCGAGACCATCGACCCAGCCGCGTGGGACGGTGCCTGGCTCGATCGGCGAATCGAGCTCGACGCTCTCGCCGGGCGGACGGTTCGCCTTCGGCTACGAACCAAGGCGCACCCCGCCGACGACGCCCCGGCAATGGGCTTTCCCTTGTGGGGGTCGCCCCAGGTGTTTCAGGAGACGCCGCGCGGGAAGCGCCGCAATCTGATCCTGATCTCTCTCGATACCTGGCGCGGAGACCACTTCGGCTCGAACGTGTCAGGGGGGCCCGTCACACCACAACTCGAGGAGCTCTCTCGAAAGGGAGCGGTCTTCCAACAGTCGATCACGACGTACCCGTCGACATCGGCGTCGCACATGAGCCTCCTCACCGGCCTGTACCCGATCACCCACCAGGTTCGGTTCGCGAACGATGTCCTGAGCGACTTACTTCCCACCCTCGCCGAGATTCTGGCCGCGAGCGGCTACCAAACGGGCGCCGTCACCGAGAACGCGATGCTGCTAGCCGAGACGGGGTTCGCGTTCGGCTTCGACTCCTACTTCGAAAACAAGGGGCTCGGAATCTGGAGCACCGAGGGACAGATCGACTCGACCCTCGCTCGGGGCCGGCGGTGGCTCCGCGAGCACGCCGGCGAGCGGTTCTTCCTCTTCCTGCACACCTACCAGGTGCACACGCCGTACGAGCCGCCAGACGAGTACATGGTGGAGCCCCGCCCTGCCGATCTCGACCCCGCCCGAGAGCCCAAATGGGTGACCCGCCTGCGCCATCAGTACGCAGGAGAAGTACGGTACTCCGACAACGCGCTCGCAGACTTCCTGCGGGAACTCGAGCGCACCGGGGTGCTCGCCGATTCCATCGTGGTTCTCACCTCCGACCACGGCGAAGAATTCTCCGAGCATGGTCAGATGGGCCATTCGAAGAGCGTATACGACGAAGTGCTTCGGGTTCCGCTCCTCGTGTGGGCGCCCGGACTCATTCCGCCCGACGTCCGCGTCGACTCCATGGTCTCGCTCGTCGACGTGGTTCCGACCCTCCTCGACCTTCTCGAGATCGAGGCGCCGGCGAACCTCCAAGGACGAAGCTTGCGACCCGCGCTCGAGGGACAAGCGATCTCGGTCGGCGAGCCTCGATTCGCGGAAGGCCCCGACACATCGAACCCCGGGCGCCGGCTCATTGCCGTCCGAACCGACACGCACAAGTGGATCGCGCCCCAAGGGTCGACCACGCCAACCGAGATCTACGACCTTCGTGCCGACCCCGGAGAGACGAAGAATCTCGACGACGACGAGCTCCGCGAGATCGGCCGACGTCACCTCGAAACGTATTTCAGCCTCGCAGCGGGCGCGTCACCCAAACGGGAACTCGACGCCCGAACCACCGAGAAACTGCGCGCCCTCGGCTACGTCGAGTAG
- a CDS encoding acyl-CoA dehydrogenase family protein, whose translation MDLRPTQDEEKFRHELRSWLSDAVPAHGSPPPREDWPARRAWDTRWQKKMFDAGWAGISWPKAFGGRQASLVEQLVYYEEYARAKAPYVGVNFVGLLHGGPTLIVEGTDAQKDKHIPYILRGEQVWCQGFSEPTAGSDLASLRTKAERDGDHYVVSGHKIWTSFAQVADYCELLVRTDPNVPKHGGISWLIMPMDLAGIEVRPLPTLHGEGEFSEVFLDNVRIPVENLVGKENDGWRVTNVTLRFERGTAFAGEMYDLKRWLSEIATAAQKVTDHGTRAWDDATLRREVGHLQADIDSLWNMLKLSIGQADKSGVPGIGASAVKLFFTELKQRVGDMAMRVLGRAVLGRSNMGGLPVEYFSYEALQSLSMTIAAGSSQIQRKIIGERILGLPKDK comes from the coding sequence GTGGATCTCCGACCGACGCAAGACGAAGAAAAGTTCCGCCACGAGCTCCGCTCTTGGCTGAGTGATGCCGTTCCGGCGCACGGCTCCCCCCCTCCCCGCGAGGACTGGCCGGCGCGCCGCGCCTGGGACACCCGGTGGCAGAAAAAGATGTTCGACGCGGGCTGGGCCGGCATCAGCTGGCCGAAGGCCTTCGGCGGCCGCCAAGCGTCCCTCGTCGAACAACTCGTCTATTACGAGGAGTACGCGCGCGCGAAGGCGCCGTACGTCGGCGTCAACTTCGTGGGCCTCCTGCACGGCGGTCCGACGCTCATCGTCGAGGGGACCGACGCCCAAAAGGACAAGCACATCCCGTACATCCTGCGGGGAGAGCAGGTCTGGTGTCAGGGCTTCTCCGAGCCGACCGCCGGGTCGGACCTCGCGAGCCTGCGCACCAAGGCGGAGCGCGACGGCGATCACTACGTCGTGAGCGGTCACAAGATCTGGACGAGCTTCGCGCAGGTCGCCGACTACTGTGAGCTCCTTGTTCGCACCGACCCGAACGTGCCCAAGCACGGCGGCATCAGCTGGCTCATCATGCCAATGGATCTGGCCGGCATCGAAGTGCGCCCCTTGCCAACCCTTCACGGCGAAGGAGAGTTCAGCGAGGTCTTCCTCGACAACGTGCGCATCCCCGTCGAGAACCTCGTAGGCAAAGAGAACGACGGCTGGCGGGTCACCAACGTGACGCTGCGCTTCGAGCGAGGCACTGCCTTCGCCGGTGAGATGTACGACCTGAAGCGTTGGCTCTCCGAGATCGCCACCGCCGCACAGAAGGTTACCGACCACGGCACGCGCGCCTGGGACGATGCCACACTGCGCCGCGAGGTCGGCCACCTCCAAGCCGACATCGACAGCCTCTGGAACATGTTGAAGCTCTCGATCGGCCAGGCCGACAAGTCCGGGGTTCCGGGCATCGGCGCATCCGCCGTGAAGCTGTTCTTCACCGAGCTCAAGCAGCGCGTCGGCGACATGGCGATGCGCGTTCTCGGGCGAGCCGTGCTCGGTCGCTCCAACATGGGCGGACTTCCCGTCGAGTACTTCTCGTACGAGGCCCTCCAGTCGCTCTCCATGACGATCGCCGCCGGCTCTTCACAGATTCAGCGCAAGATCATAGGCGAGCGCATCCTCGGGCTCCCCAAGGACAAGTAG
- a CDS encoding CoA-transferase: MNKRMTARDAVAELRDGMTLGVGGWGARRKPMALVREIARSSLTDLTLVTYGGPEVGILCALGKVKKLVFGFVSLDLIPLDAHFRAARQAGKLPDVMEIDEGMLQWGLKAAMIRVPFLPCRAGLATDVETLNPELRTVESPYDDKEVLLAMPALELDAAIVHVDHCDERGNGQILGPDPYFDDLFCGAATKRYVSCESIVSTEEMTSQGCIHSMVLNRTLTDGVIEAPFGAHPTACVPKYGIDLEHLKEYSATAKDADLWDAYKAKYIDVEHDAYVQTVGGEERVGKIPAPIF, translated from the coding sequence ATGAACAAGCGGATGACAGCCCGCGACGCCGTCGCCGAGCTGCGCGACGGAATGACCCTGGGTGTTGGTGGCTGGGGGGCGCGGCGCAAGCCGATGGCGCTCGTTCGTGAGATCGCGCGATCGTCTCTCACGGATCTCACGCTGGTCACGTATGGAGGCCCGGAGGTCGGGATTCTCTGTGCCCTTGGGAAGGTCAAGAAGCTGGTCTTCGGCTTCGTGTCTCTCGACCTGATCCCGCTCGACGCGCACTTCCGTGCCGCGCGGCAGGCGGGGAAGCTTCCCGACGTCATGGAGATCGACGAAGGCATGCTGCAGTGGGGCCTCAAGGCGGCGATGATTCGCGTGCCGTTTCTCCCCTGCCGCGCCGGTCTTGCGACGGACGTCGAGACGCTCAACCCCGAGCTTCGTACGGTTGAGTCGCCGTATGACGACAAGGAAGTCCTCCTTGCGATGCCCGCGCTCGAGCTCGATGCCGCCATCGTTCACGTCGACCACTGCGATGAACGCGGCAATGGTCAGATCCTAGGACCCGACCCCTACTTCGACGACCTCTTCTGCGGAGCGGCGACGAAGCGCTACGTCAGCTGCGAGAGCATCGTCTCCACCGAGGAGATGACGAGTCAGGGATGCATCCACTCGATGGTGCTGAACCGGACTCTCACCGACGGCGTCATCGAGGCACCGTTCGGCGCGCACCCGACGGCATGCGTCCCGAAGTACGGCATCGATCTCGAGCATCTGAAGGAGTACTCCGCGACCGCGAAGGACGCGGACCTCTGGGACGCGTACAAGGCGAAATACATCGATGTCGAACATGATGCGTACGTCCAGACCGTGGGCGGCGAGGAGCGAGTCGGGAAAATCCCGGCTCCGATCTTCTGA
- a CDS encoding acyl-CoA/acyl-ACP dehydrogenase, translating into MAFKLSSEQQELQRGFRDFAAGRFPIEKVSEMGNGATDATLWTDLADMGVFSLRLPESAGGLGLSHVDAVLVFEELGRALIPGPLVWTHLAAGLVDGAATGKTVVTGLDLTSNRHTPLVLEHLEAADVVLVLKTDGVWRIDAGQIEAELVTTPLDPLTPVHHAAQLPAGERIADAQSSSALGLLGATLCAAMLLGISEATSDMGVAYAKERQQFDKPIGTFQAIKHMLADTFVRQELARAPVYAAAGTLDHPEVGDIATVVSEAKLVAGESAMKNARTCVQVHGGMGYTWEVPVHYFLKRTWVLESTFGTVDEHADRVAATFGG; encoded by the coding sequence ATGGCGTTCAAGCTCAGTAGCGAGCAGCAGGAGCTGCAACGCGGATTCCGCGACTTCGCGGCCGGCCGATTCCCGATCGAAAAAGTCAGCGAGATGGGCAACGGCGCCACCGATGCGACCCTCTGGACCGATCTCGCCGACATGGGCGTCTTCAGCCTGCGGCTCCCCGAATCCGCGGGCGGTCTGGGGCTCTCGCACGTCGACGCCGTGCTCGTTTTCGAAGAGCTCGGCCGCGCGCTCATACCCGGCCCCCTCGTTTGGACCCATCTCGCCGCGGGACTCGTCGACGGCGCCGCGACCGGCAAGACCGTCGTCACGGGTCTCGACCTCACATCGAATCGACACACGCCGCTGGTCCTCGAACACCTCGAGGCGGCCGACGTGGTCCTCGTGCTGAAGACCGATGGCGTGTGGCGCATCGACGCCGGCCAGATCGAGGCCGAACTCGTCACGACACCGCTCGATCCGCTGACGCCGGTGCATCACGCGGCGCAGCTACCGGCAGGCGAGCGAATCGCCGATGCGCAGAGCTCGAGCGCCCTCGGCCTCCTCGGCGCCACTCTCTGCGCCGCGATGCTTCTCGGCATTTCCGAAGCGACGAGCGACATGGGCGTCGCCTACGCGAAGGAACGGCAGCAGTTCGATAAGCCCATCGGGACCTTCCAGGCAATCAAGCACATGCTGGCCGACACGTTCGTTCGCCAGGAGCTCGCGCGGGCGCCGGTCTACGCAGCCGCGGGGACTCTCGATCATCCCGAAGTCGGCGACATCGCGACGGTCGTGTCCGAAGCAAAGCTCGTCGCCGGGGAGAGCGCGATGAAGAACGCTCGCACGTGCGTTCAGGTGCACGGCGGGATGGGGTACACCTGGGAAGTGCCCGTTCACTATTTCCTAAAGCGCACCTGGGTCCTCGAATCGACGTTCGGCACGGTCGACGAACACGCCGACCGCGTCGCCGCCACGTTCGGCGGCTGA